A segment of the Lolium perenne isolate Kyuss_39 chromosome 3, Kyuss_2.0, whole genome shotgun sequence genome:
CATTGTAGAGCTACTAGGGATTTAACATGAGGCAACCAATTCATTCTAAGCATATGTAATTATATAGTTGATGCAAGAAATCTGATTTGTTACCATACTTTTAATTCCATGCATGATCTGTTTACAAATGAGATTATGTTGCCATTGTGTGCTTCAGATCAGTATGTTAATAGACACAGAAGTTTTTTCTGAAGGCGAGGGTGTTGGGTGCGGCTGCTGCATGCCGGCAACCAGTACGTGCTGATGGCGAGGCTAGATAACACGTGACTTTCCTCCGCTTCATGTCCTTCACCGGATCTGTCCGCCACCACCCTACCTGCCTCCGCCCCATCTGTGCATCGCACAAACGTTCCCTTGCACCACCTGTGGATGAGGCTGCAGACCAGACCGCGTGCTCCCTTTGTGGCGCTGTTGGATGCAGGCGAGGGGGCACTCTCCTTGCCTGGCGCTGTGAAGTAGCCGGTGAGACATCTCTTCCGAATTTGCAGGGCGCTGCCCAGAGTTTAAAAAAGTTGATCTTGCTTTGATTAGTAGTTCTGCATGGTTTTGTTTGCGAATTCTGTCTAACTAATCCTTGGTTCAGATAGCATATACAATTTTCTGGTTTGTTAACATTCTTTTAATTCCATGCATGATCTGGTTTATAAATGAGATTAAGTTGTCATTATGTGGTTCAGATCAGTATGTTAATAGACACATTATTTTTTGTTGAAGACGAGGGTGTTGGGTGCAGCCTGACGGCGAGGCGAGGCAGCACGCAACTTTCGTCTGCTCCATCTCCTTCACCGGATCTGTCCGCCAGCACCCTGCCCGACTCCGTGCCATCTGGGCATCACACAACCGTTCCCCTGCACCACCTGTGAACGTGGCTGCAGACCAGACTGCATCCTCGCGGTGCTGCTGTTGGATGCCGGCTAGGGGGCACTTTCCTTGCTCGGCGCTGTGAAGCAGCCGGTGAGACATCTCTCTCCCATATTTGCAGGGCTCTATCCAGAGTGTAAAAAAAGTTTATTTTGCTTAGGCTGAGTAGCACTTCTGCATGGTTTTGGTTGGAATTTTGTTTGACTAATCCTTGGTTCAGATAGCATATACAGTTTTCTTTCTTGATAAATTATGTCTATAGTTTTTTAACCTACAGATCGACAGCACAACACATGCAGCAGCAAAACACAGTGCTACTTCTCTACCTTAATGTTTAACACAGCACAACACATTGCAAATTCAAGATTGATACTAAGCTGCCTTTAACACCAGTGCCTGCAGGTTCCGCTATGTCTGGTGCAGTGGAGGGTGACACGTCCCTGGTCCACCTGCGACTGGCCATGTGGTGCGTTCTCGCTACCTACGTGAAGTTTTAATTGAGGGCAAACCAATAGTATCAGGTTTCATTGTATAGCTTCAGGTTGGATGCTAAATATTTCTTGGTTTTGTGCCTGAACATGTGTGACTGCTGGCACTAAGCGTGCACATTGTATTTGCAGGACGGAGAAGTGGAGCTGGCCCGGAGGCAGCAGTGGCCTTGCTCTACCTTTCGATGATGTATACAGGTGAGTTAGTAACCCTGTGTCTCGCCTGACGCCCTGAATGTGAGGTTGCATCTCCTCTCCTTGGTTGCTCTTATTTATGGAtggttgtctttctttcttgaacATGGTTGTATGTGTACATGTTGCAACAGGTAGTGCTATGTGAATGGAATTGTCGAAAAAAAATTGAGAACATAATACTTGACTGCATAGAATAGTGCTTCTTATTGCATATTGTGAGCAGAAGCTAAAATTCCAAAATAAATTCTGGAACGGAATACTTATTTGAACTTGCCGACTTGATGTTGTTTTCTGCAGTAAATCGGCCTGCAAATTAGAGCTCCCTCTGTTCCATATTAGATGTATCTTAATTTCCGTGCATGTTCTTTCAGTTGCAGTACACACTGGTCAAGTCGAAGGGATAGAGTCTAAATTTTGTATTATCTGCAGGTTGTTCCGCTCCGGCTTGGCACGGCTCCGACGCTGGCTGGACATACGGTGCGTGTCTGCAGGCTCCGTCGTTTACCGGAGGATATACGGTGTGGCTTTGCTCCAGTCCTGATCGGTGTGTAGCTTATGGCATTCAATTTCTTCTTTTTTGAATTGCTGAGGACTTGATCGGTATTGTCAAAATCGAGGTGATGTGCTGGCACTAAGCGTGCACATTGTATTTGCAGGACGGAGAAGTGGAGCTGGCCTGGAGGCAGCGGTGGCTTTGCTCTACCTCTCTCGGTGGTGTATGCAGGTGATTCAGTATCCCCATGTCTCGTCTGATGCCCTGACCGTGAGGTTGCGTCTCCTCTCCTTGGTTGCTCTTGTTTGTGGACGGTGGTCTTTCTTTCATGTACATGGTAGTATGTGTACATGTTGCAACAGTTAGTGCTATGTGAATGGAATTGTGAATAATTTTTTGACAACAACATAATACTCGAAGATGTAGAAGAATAGTGCTTCTTATTGCATATTGTGAGAAGAATGTAAAATTCCATTATGAAGTGTGAAACGAAATACTTATTTGATCTTGCCAACTTGATGTTCTTTTGTGCAGTAAATCGGCCTGCAAATTagaactccctctgttccatatcAGATGTATCTAAATTTCCGTGCATCTTCTTTCAGTTGCAGTACACACGGGTCAAGTCGAAGGGATAGAGTCTAAATTTTGTATCTTCTGCAGGTTGTTCCACTCCAGCTTGGCACGGCTCCAACGCTGGCTGGACATGCGGTGCGTGTCTGCAGGCCTCGTCGCTTACCGGAGGATATACGGCGTGGCTTGGCTCCGGTGCCGTTGCCGCGGCTGCAGCTGAAGTGTAATGTTTGGAGCAGTGTTGTAAAATTGGGTCGAGTTGGCTTCTTTTGCACCACATGTGTAATGAATGACATGTGTTTGAGTAAGCAGTGTTGTAAATGGCGAAAAAATAGAGAAGTCCATATACCATTTTGTAAATTCTCCCCTGGTTTGGAAATaagtgagtttttttttttttttttttttgaaacggaggcggAATAAGTGAGTTATACTTGTCTAGATAAGCATATATATCAGTCAGACGCACTAATTTCAGCGTGTAGTAGATACATGGGAATCTAAACAAATTTGTAATCAGTTACTTTTGGATGTATTGGTAATAAACATTTAATTACTCGCTGCATCTAACTTGTCTATCCCGCAAGCACGTAAATGTCAAAACAGTCTAGGTCGACCGATAAAAAGAGGGTGATACTGACAAAGGCCAAACTAGGTGCGCGTTAATTAAACGGCCACTCCGACGGCAATGAAGAAAGAGAAAAGAGCGCGCTAATGGAGCCCGGCGGAGAGCCCGGCGGAGCCATCACGCTTGCCAACCCGGCGACCGGCGAGGAGCTCCGCCTTCCGCCGCTGCCCATGCCGAACGCCTCCGTCTGGCTGTACCGGAACAGCAGCAGGAGCTGGCACCAGACCTACGCCTTCGCGTGCCACCCGACCACGGGGCAGTACAAGGTGGTGCACGTCCCGTGCTGCTTCGACCCGTTCTGGGAGCCCGGCGTAGTGCATGTTTTCACGCTGGGGGACGCGTCGTGGCGGGACGTGCAAGCCGGTCCCGACGCGAGGTGCAGCCTCGGCCGCTCTAGCCTCGTGGACGTGGACGGCATGGTGTACTGGATGACGGAGTTCACCGCGAGGGTCATCGCGTTCGACCTGGAAGACGAGCGTGTCACCCGCACCGCCCCTCTGCCGATACATGCTAGGCCGAGCACATGCCGCCTGACCAAGGTGCACGCGAGGCTGGGCGTGGCCGTCAGCGGCGGCGACTCGCTGACGGTGTGGGTGCTGGAGGGCGAGAGCTGGAGCCGCCGGTACGTCCTGGAGGCGTATAAGCTTCGGAAGCAAGAGCTCGCCGTGCCGCACTTCGCTCACGGCGACTATGTCCTGACGCACGGACGCTCCGGCGAAACATCTGTCCTGTATCGGCACAAGATGAGCGGAGCGGCGAGGTTGCAGGGCGGTGGTGGCGTGGTGCAAATCGAACGCAAGGACAAAGGCGACTCAGTGACATCTCTGGTGCAGTCTATCTACCGGACGTTTGCCTACACTGAGACTAACGAGTCTTTGAGCATGTACAATGCGGCTTTGATGACCGGCCGTCGATCTGCAGGGTCTTAGAGTAGGATCAAGTAAAATAAACATTTTAGCAGGATGTCCCTTTTATACTATTGCGCATATAAGCTTTTTGATATTTCATTTCTTATTCATGTAAACACTTAAGAAGGTCTATCCACATCTGTACTTTTGTTGCGTTCTTTTAAGTTTGAGTTTTAAAAAGTTTGAAATTTTGAGAAGTTTGGAATTTGACATAGAAGTTTGAGTTTTGAAAAGTTTGAAATTTTGTAAGTTTGGAATTTTAGAATGTTTAATTTTTTTAGAAGTTTAAGATTTCTATAAGTTCATAATTCTTGAAGTTCTAAAATTCTAATTTTTTATTGTGGAATTTCTAAATGTTTTATAAACTTGTAATTTCTTAGGAAAATATGAAATTAGAGACGGGATGTTTCGAAAGATATACAATGTGCGAAGTTACAAAACATAAAATCAAAAACGAATGGTACATGTCCGCCAACCTTCAAGGGACTTGGTCGAAGTTCACCACGTGACAACCAATGAACCCCGAATATCAACATCCCTTAAAGTTTTACCTCAACCTGATCTTTTTTTCTCCTGAATTTGCTAAATTCGATTTCTCTCTCTGCATAACATAGTTTGGCCAATATTTCCAAGACCAATGTTAGTTTTTATAACATAGGGTGACCATATCCTCTCACTTCATAAAATATTTATTGGCTTAGTTGAGTTTGGAAGCTTTTTGATAGTTGGACAACATGTTCTGTAGGGCAGCTTTTCTCAACAAAAAGAAAACCCGCTTGTCGTGCCTCCTCCCCTCCTCGGTATCTCTGGAGGGAATTCTTCTCTTCACTTCATCACATTTTTAAAGGTGTGTGATCGCACGACGAAGTTGTCGAGAGCTCGGTATATACATGGAGAGCATCTCATGTTAATATAAAGGAATTAAGGCATCAATGTATCTCAATATCTTAAATATACGAATGCATGCACAATTAAATAATTATTACggattctcttaaatataagtgtTTTGTAAGAATTTTAATGATTTTATGAATCCTTAGGAATTGTTTATATAAGGACCATTGGATAGTGCATTTACCTTTTGTTTTGAAAGAAATGCGGTAGGGAAAACCTCTGCATAGATTTTTTTTAATAATAATAACTCAAATTTGCATCCCTAGGAGTTTATATCTGGCTtacttccctaaccaagtgagctaggctcCCTTTCTTTGATTTTGCATTTACTTGACTCTTATTCCAATGAAAATCTATCTCattcttgtttttatttgaaaGGTTCGATAAAAGTTGCTTcaatactctctctctctctctttcctaGTATCTCGAAAAATCCAAACCTTATTTTCTTAAACCACCCAAAAAGTAGCACTTCATGAGTTTTGTACTCCCCTTTGCTTCTAAATCTACAATatttgtaagagcatctccaccggcggccccgatagcggCCCTGATAGCATTTTGGGGGCCGATATCGAAAATGGGGGTGCGCCCCAAATAGCGCCGGCggtttttcgagcccaatagaagcgccggcaaccccgtgaaGACACTTTCgtgagggcgcgaatcgggcgcgccggcgccttgCGGCACAATGGTTTTCACGGGTGGGGGCACCTTGTCAGCGAGAgcacgcgacggttcgcatcggaagtgacgcgggaaggttggtcatcggcatttaatggtctcccgcgtggaaactGAGGCGGTGACGAGACGGAgaatggccacgcggcgtccactcgcctacgccgccgtaaatgcaGGTAGTTGGCACCCCTATTTACGTACGCCATCTACCgccgcggtgctatcctctcatctccaccaccgtagcCGCACTGTCCTCTCTTGTCTCCACCACCGTCGCCGCGCCagtctctcctctccacctcaaaaaatGCCTTGTCTTCTTAAAACGACGTACTccatgcttggcctcaacggTTGCGCGGTGCGtgcgcctccaccaccaccaccaccgcagccaTAGCCAGAGCCGTAGCCCAACGCCGACTACAGTTCCGACGACGCAGTTGACCCACGGTTCGCCGTGTGGCAAGAGGCCTACGTCGCAGAAGCAGAAGCTAAGGcagcggaggaggcggcgcagtggGGCGAGCAaccgcaggcccccgccgacccggagcaggcaACGATCCTAGCGTCATTGAACGTGCAGCGCTTCTGGATGTTGAACGAGGAGGAGCGGGAGCTCGTCAACGATGCGAACCTCGAGCATGCCCTCGAGATCTCAcgccagcgagcggccacggaggaggtGGGACGCCTcctcatggaggcggagcgacagaagctcatCGAGCTGAATGCTCATCGCCACGCCGAGTCGTTTGCCAGCGAGCAAGCGAGGCGCGCCGATAACGAGGCTTCTCGGCAAAGGCTGGCAGCACGGGGACAGGGCCGCCGGAAAGCTcctgcgacgccggccgccatgctccaccgccagatgcgcggaGCAAGGGCCGAGAGGTGGGCACGGATGCAGGCGGCAAAGGGGTAGAACACCGACGAGGTAGGCCCGTCGCGCGCTCCAACCGACGGCTTGTATATTAGggttaagtttaagttttatttaggttTAAATTGGAGTAACTTTTGTATGAATTTTGGTTTTAAATGTCATTCCAAGTTTCAAATTCAATCGGGTTGACGTATGGAggacgccggtgtgggagcagcatcccaaatagaggatgctctgACGGAGACCCTCATACGGCAGTGTCGGCACCCCTGCCGACGCCTATCTAGGAGCGGccgatggagatgctctaatcttAACTTACCGTAATATTTTTGTAGACATGAGTTCCGTAGGAATCCATAGCAAAGAACATTTTAATCTTGTGTCTTTTCTTGTATTTACTATTTCTAGTTTATACCATCCAGAAAATTATAGTGGGATTGACATAAATCTTCTTGATTCTAATGTAGAGGAATTTTAGGCGTGAGTAATGTagtagtccgagtctgtctcgaccagatctattctgggtcggttattttcgtactttttcgacctgaggtcatcctaaactcctatataagtgcctaggacgcccccaaagtagctttagaccacgtttaagataaaccctagttcttagttattTGCCATGCAAAACTATTCAATCcccactct
Coding sequences within it:
- the LOC127345876 gene encoding uncharacterized protein isoform X1, translated to MMYTGCSAPAWHGSDAGWTYGACLQAPSFTGGYTVWLCSSPDRTEKWSWPGGSGGFALPLSVVYAVAVHTGQVEGIESKFCIFCRLFHSSLARLQRWLDMRCVSAGLVAYRRIYGVAWLRCRCRGCS